DNA sequence from the Penicillium psychrofluorescens genome assembly, chromosome: 3 genome:
AAGcaggagaaaaagaaagacgacAGAGGAAAGCGGAGGGAGACTATGGTGAGGACCAGCCGCCAGCGACCTCGACCCAGTCTGGGAGGCAACTGCCTTGTTTgccctcgacatccacgATGTCGGTATCGCATCTGCACCGACACCCGACACCGTTCTCCTTGACCGCATCGGGGGTGGCCCAGTATTCGTCTTCCTCAATCCgtttcttctcatcctcagTGGTTTTCTCGAGGTAGGGAATGCGGGTCAACTGCCGAGCGGGGGCATTGGCAGGGCAATGCTGGATCGTGGTGTGCCGGTAGCCGAAATCACGGAAGTAGTGAATATCGCTGGGGGCGAGAAGAGCACCGGCTGCGAGGGAATGGATAGGTGCATCACCCCACCGTTCCATCCAGAAGCCACCGCTCCGATCCATCATGTTGAAAAAATCCTCATACTCCTTACTGCGGAACCAATCCAGGCGCGCAATCTCGAAGTTACTCCAGAAATGGCACATGTTGTAAGACTCGCCCTCCATGGACTCCGGGTCAATATCTTCCAGGTTGTTGTTGGCAGGGTCAGTCTGCAAGATTTCCTCGGGGAGTGGCTcctgtttcttctcttcttgcGGGGGTGGGCCTCCCTCTGGACGTTCAATAAACATCTCCCATAGGCCCTTGGATGGGAGCTTGTTCTTGCGCTTGTAGGCTGACGCATACCGGAAGATGTTGGGAACCGTCTCCCGGAGTTCCTTAACGGCAATAGTGAAGCCATAGGTTTTGTTCGCCTCGATCATCTTCATGAATGGATCACTGGATTTCAAGTCAGCAAGATGTACATTGAGAAAGGTATTTGCGGATGAACTCACTAAGTGATATCACAGAAGTACTTGATCTCGGGCTCCAGACGCCAGTACCACTCGTACTTCAGCAGAAGAGGATGCTTGTAGAAGAATCTGGATGTAAAAGTCAGTCGAGCACGTTGATGCATCATGAGAACACCACTCACCCTGAGTAGAATCTGCACATGTGGTGATAACTCTCCATTCCACCGTACATGATAGCAGCGTCACCCTGCTTTCGAATGCCCTCCTTGGCAACGTCATGGTCGACCCAGTCGGGGAAACCCCACATGGAGCTGTCAATCTTGCCAAACTCCACAGGCGCGGACGTGTAGTTTTTCACGGTATCGATGAAATCATCGTCAAAGTCGCCATCGTTCAGGAAGACATAAGGGTAGTGCCACCACCGATTGAAATGTCTCTCGATCGACTTAAGCGACTGAATGACGCCGTCCAGTTCCTTGTTCCTCGCCAGTACGACAAAGGCAGCATTTGCGCGAGGGCCTTTCGGCCCGTCCGGGTCGATTGGGAGACAGCCGGTTGCGAAGACTTTATCGTGTTGTTCGCTGATTTTTCTGTATCGCAGATACGGTCAGTCACCACAGATGATGATCacaaggaggaagaaacaaacCGGATAGAGGGCGGAGTGCCCGCTGGAATTAAGATACCCCCGGGGGACGAAGGATGTCGGACGAAAAGAAGTAGAATCAAAACAATTACAAGACATGGAAATAGTAAGACAAATCCCAGGGGTATCGAGATCGACGAGTTGCCCTTCAACCTTATTCTCCGCCGAAAGAAGGCGAATCTGGGAAGGGCGTGACCTTTTTCAGGCGGAACATCCTCGAGTGGCAAACTCGGCGCGGCGGGCAGCCGTTTGGAAATCCGTTGGATGAAGCTCATCACGCAACGACTCAGCTGTCAAGGCCCGAGCGACGGCACAGGGCCCTTCCGGAGAGGCAAGCAAATGGATGGTGTCGGCCCCAGTTGGCGACTCCGCGACAGGGGGGTATGGATGCGGCGTTCGGCAAGAGAATTCGAGTATCAACACAGACGCGATCGAGCCTGTGGTTATCGGCACGTCGTGGGGTTATTCACAAAAAGTGAACAGAGGAAGGGGAGTGGCAGAGTGAACAAAAAGACAGCGAAACGAGTGGCCGGAGGAATGCCTCCTCTCCTTTCCAAATTTCCCCCAACTTTTCCTTTCTCAGTCGGCCcagggggaggggggagcgTTGAGAGCAACGCAAGCAACCGTCCTGAGCAGAGGGGACCAGGCAGGGCGGTCGGCCAAGGACATCAATGGTTggggaggttgatgatgattgggggtggtgggtggatgggcaggggaagggaaaaggaagaattGAGATGGGCGAAGGGAGGCGCAGGTCACGGTGGACGGGTCCGTACCGTAAAGACAGGTATTAGCCGATCTTTTGGGAGGGGTGGCGCTGGAACGGTGTATTCGGTATACGCGTAATTTCATCTTTTTTTAGGGGCCCTTTTTGTTAGGGTTAGGAACTAGATCCGACATTTTAGTCTTCTAACGGCTCTCTTGTGATATTTTAGTATAGCCATTCACGATCTACTGTGTCTGGCACCATCATCAGATTTTGCCAATTTCTTGCCAAGGCCGTCCGCCCCCAAGCAAGCTTCCCGCGGCTCCAAAAACGGAGGCTGTCTGGATGGGCCAACGAAAGACCAGATCTCATCTTCCCTAGACACCACCTGACCCTCGAGTTGACAACTGACCAAATGATAATGATCAATCGTACTTTTGTAGCGATAACCCAACGAGAGAAAAGCGCCTAGCGCAATGGCGATCGAGGGTCTACGGCTGCCTGTGTGACGGGACGCTGAGACACACGACATCTGGCCCGGGGATGTTGTTATTGGAGGCCTATCCAGACCGGCCAAATACTAATTTATTCTTGATCTCTACCTGATACAGCctcgttggtggtggaccCAAAAGGGTTCAGGGTCCTGTCCCACACGTGACCGGGTCTGGACCCTTGGATGACGCGCGTGTAGGGGGCCATCAAGGATGCTAGTGAATGAATGGGGAGTATTCTGTACtagggagaaggagagaaagggagTAACTAACTCCATAGGGGAGTGAACAGGAGAAAATAATCAAGTCCCTGGACTAACACAGTAGCTGCAGATGTGCTGCCCTTTCCCCAGTCGGGCACATCACTCTTCAGCACCTGCATCCGTCCATCCACTTTCcacccatcatcatcatcatcaccagaCCCCAGACCTCTGTCATCCCATGGGATGACAGAGACCCCAAAGAGGCAACACTCAGACAACCACTGTGTTGCCTGGCCCCAATGTCCCCAGGCagccctcgccgccgaccGCCAGCTCGTTCACACGACAGTCATAAGGCGCCCCTTATCTCGCCCTGATGAATACCTATCCGTCCGCTCCTCCCATCTCTCCGATACGACACTCTCAAACCATAACGACCATGAGCTCGCTCCCTCGTTCCTCCGAGGGGCAGAGCTCCCAGACGCCTGCCATCCCCGTGCCCAACCGTCCTATCGATCAACTACTCCCGCCACCTTCCCGCAACGGCCACGTCAATCTCAACTTCTCGCCCGTCAACGAGAACGGCAGCTTCGAGTTCGACCGAGTCTTGAAGACGGGAAGGGTGTTCCGGCGGGTGAAGCACAAGCATGTCCGTGTGTCCCGTTGATCCTTCTTTTTAGCTAGCGCGCATCTCCCGGCTGACAGGGTTACTTCTAGGTCTTCCGAGCCTCATGGAAACCCGCCTATATCGTCCTCCGACCCAACCTGCTCTCCGTGTACAAAGATGAAGAAACCACCCGCTTGCGGGTATCCATTACCTTGTCCGAGGTGACGGCCGTGGCTCCGGTCAAGGCCACTCGCTCGAGTCGACAGCATGTCTTCGGCGTGTTCACCCCCTCCAAAAACTACCGCTTCGAGGCCACCTCCGAGCGCGACGCGGAAGACTGGATCCGCCGCATCCGCACAGAGACCCCCGtgggcgaggacgaagaggccTTTCTGGCGCTGTCGAAGAAGCCCCGCCCGCCAGCGATCCAAAAGCAGCTCATTGAGGACACCACCGACCACTCGGACTTTGACCAGACGTGCCGCGCCAGCTCCCCAGAGCTTGGCCGCGCAGTCTCGTCCTCTCCAGTCTCGCCCCGTCCAATCTCGCCTCGCCGCCGGGCCCAGCGCCTATCCTACACACAGGAATACTCCGGGAACGAAATCACATCGTACTCAGAACTATCAGAcgcatctccgccgccagATAGCGGCCACCTACGGTCTATGCCATCCCTCAACAATCTGTCCAGATCCGTAAATAATCTGTCCCGATCCGCGCCGGAGGAGAAGCCCCTCCCCTTGCCGCGAGACACCAGCCGGCAGTCCGTTCGGGACCCAGAGCGTGTCGTCTGCCACGGGTACCTGCAAGGCCTGCGTATCAAGGGAACCGTACGCCAATGGAAACGGCTGTGGGTCGTGCTTCGTCCCAAGAGCTTGGCTTTCTATAAGGACGAGCAGGAGTACTCCGCCCTCCGCGTCCTCCACATGTCGCACATCATCGACGCGGCCGAGGTCGACCCCATTTCGCGCTCGAAGAAGTTTTGCCTGCAGATCATCGCCGAGGAAAAGACCTACCGACTCTGCGCGCCGGACGAAGAATCCCTGGCGCGTTGGTTAGGTGCCTTGAAGAGTATCCTTGCGGCTCGCAAGAAACTGGAGCCGTCGTCTACTTTTTAATCAGTGTTGACTGCCACCTTGGCTCACTCCCtctattctttctttttgctccCGGCCATGTCCATTGCTATCTGATCCCGAGGGCGAGTTCGGCACTCGAACCATTTCACACTTTCTGTCTCATTATATACCCAGGTCTTACTTAATGCGAGCATATCATTGACATCTCCGTATACCAATGCCATAAATAAGTCATCTAGCATTAATTACCCAGTTTGGCAAGAAAATCTAGGGATGGCCCATGTTCATTATCAGGCAACCTAATACGGCTCCTATAGTTTAGTGTCAGAACACGTGACTATGAGCAATTTCCCTGGTGACAACCGACGTCTGCGTATGACTCTCCACCAGCTTCAGCAATCGATAATCATGACTTCTCTTCTGAAATTGGCCAAGTCCATTTTACGAAGAGCCCCCTCGCCTACACGTTGTTTTCCAAAAAGTGGATTTCAAACAATCAATGCGTCTATAatcctcgaagaagaaagattCGAACAGTTTAAGAAAGGGTGCTACTATCCTGTCAATATTGGTGACGTCTTGGGATCTAAATACCAAGTAATCGGCAAGCTTGGTTTCGGAGTCACTTCTACGGTATGGCTCGCTCGTGATCTCGAGTACGTGACTTGTTGGTTCTTTCTGAATTTACATAATACTAAATGATTAACTAGGGGCCATCGATATGTCACATTGAAGGTGTATACCCGCGATGAAACTGGCCAGGAGGAGTTCCAGATCTATAAACATCTGAGCTAGGGCAATCCGTCCCACCCTGGCTTTGCGCACGTGAGAACAGCATTGGATGCATTTAGCATATCACGTCTCAGGAACCGCTACCACTGTCTGGTCCAAAGGCCCATGTGGGAGAGTTTTAGGGATCTCTTGTATCGAAATCCTGAGCATCGCTTTACTGAAGCTCTTCTGAAGGCCGGCCTTATTCAGATCTTCCTTGCACTTGATTATATTCACACCCAGTGCAAGCTCGTTCATACCGGTAAGACTCTCTAGGAGCTATTCGAAAGGAGGACACTAACAGGTCTTTAGACATTAAGAGtgacaacatcctccaggAAATAGAAGACCTATCAATCCTAGATCGTTTTTGTGAAAGCGAAATAGCACATCCTTCGCCTCGAAAATTCGTTAATGATATGCCTATATATGCTTCCCGACCTCTTGAATTGCCTAAAATATTTGGCAAGGCGGTTCTCAGTGATTTTGGTTCAGCTGTACGGGGCGATGAAAAGAGAAACCATGATGCTCAGCCCAACGTTTACCGATCTCCCGAAGTGATGTTGAAAACCGAGTGGAGCTATCCTATTGATATTTGGAATGTCGGAGTCATGGTCTGTTCTAGTTTCTATTTGGCTCACGTGCCATACGCCTTTCATATTCTCTCTAACCACATTGTGTACTAGGTGTGGGATCTATTCGAGGGCAAACACATGTTCAATGGGAACGACCCAGATGGCAAGGGCTATTCCACCCGAGCACACCTTGCTGAAGTTATTGGGGTTTTAGGCCCCCCTCCATTGTCCCTGCTCAAGCGTGGAAGACGAAGTCATGAGTTTTTCACTGAAGATGGTGTGTTATTCCCTGCTAACATAGTCTATCCCAATCTGTGGGTTTGTGGCTTACGGAATTTCCCAATAGGACACTGGAGAAATGAGATTGAAGTACCAGGAAACATTGCATTGGAAAACTCGGAAGAATTCCTTAGCGGACGAAATAAAGAGATGTTCTTAAATTTCATGAAGGGAATGCTTCAATGGCGACCAGAGGATAGAAAGACAGCCAAGGAACTACTGCAGGATCCGTGGCTCAATGACTGCTAATTCTGATCATCGCCTTCATAACAAGAATGGACTCGCTTTAATATATGGGGAAGACTCGTCAGCATACTCTGCTGAAACTCATTCAAATTTTCAATCGACAGAATGCCAATGATTTGTTGGGGTTTCGCGCTAAAGCATCCGTGCTTCACGTCCTTGAAACATTAGGCGCCCATCCCAGGGCAGAAACGGAACACGCCACTGACCACGGCGCCAGCACGACCCCTGATTAACAGACCAACTTCACATGTCCACGCTAAATTAAGGCAGACTAGGATTTCCCACGTGCCAGATTTTGCGGCTTTCGAGAAGCTTTGCCGTGGAGCTTCAAGCTGAATAGGAGTTATATTCGCTCCAAGCGCCTACGATCGAGCATAGGGTCTATCTATACCGCCAGCTAGTAGTTGCTCTTAGTCAACATTGCTACTACTGTTAAGTCATTTATTTCCTTGCGATGGTGAAAAAGACCAAGACATGGGGAGAAGGGGTTCGTGGCTGTCGTCTGGCAGTGTAGGGTGGATGGTCGAAATGGGAGGGTAGAAAGATGGTTGTTTAGTCAATTCATTTTTAACGGTCAAATAATGCACATCTTTCTATTCTAAACCCATGTAGCTCTAGTGTTAGTTGCAGACCAAGAAAAAGCAAGAAAACAGGAAGCTGGTAGGTGCCGAGCAGAGAGAAGGAAGTTAATcatgatgaggatgaggatgaggatgataGGAGGAAAGCAGATTGAcgcaaagaagaaacaaaagacCTCCAAAAGAAAAGCCCCAACTCCTAGCCGATGAACTACCGCACTATTTCACTCGGGGGAATACTTTCGTACTCCCCCGACGACACTCTGGCACCTGTGCCCGCACCTGCGCCTGAAACAGCAACTGGACCGACCACGTCCTCACCCTGGCTCTCGCGGTTGACCACGAGAAAGGACATGAACACAATACTAGCACCAACCCAGTACAGCAGCGGAGCATACTGAGCCTGCAGGACAATCTGGCCGACCAGGGAGAGCGGGATCGTCAGGCTGAGACCGACGGTGACGACGAGCGGTGTGGTAAGGAGCATAGCGTAGGCCCAGGCGATGTCGGAGAAAAATGAGGAGAATGagttgatgatgataatCATCCAGACCCGACTCGTGCTCGGCAGCGCAAACGGCTCCACGCCCGTCCAGTGCAGAACTATGAACCCGGGCCACAGGAGGACGAGATTGAAGAAGCCCACTAgtccgaagaagagctgCATGTTTACGCGCGACTCGTCGCCGActtgcttcttcatcacgATCGTGTACACGCCGTACATGATCGAGCTGAACGCTGCCATTGCGTCGCCGAGGGCGATCTCCGAGGAAGTTTTGTGCGGGAAGGATCCCTCGCTGCCGTCGACGGATGGGGCGCTGGTGTCTGGTTTGGAGAGGTCGACGCGCGAAATAAGGATGACTCCTATTAGGGAGGCGAGGACGCCGAGGAGTTTGCGCGCGGTGAATTTCTCCACGCGGAGTATggcgccgaagatgagggTCCAGACGCCTGGGATCTGTTTTAGCATACGGCGAAAAAGCATGGGAAATGATACGGGGGCTTACCGCTCGTCGAGGTGAGGATGGTCGCGCTGCCCACGGTCGTGTACTGGAGACATGCCATGGCAAAGTAGTTCGCCTGTTAGATAGTTGAAAGTGTTAGTTAGGACTGTTCCGAAGGCCGCAAAGAGCCAGGATGGAACATACAACAAACTGCGACAACATTAGCTCATCAAGTCATCAATAGATGGAAATAGTCCTCTCTTACCCAAAGTAAACAAAACTCAAAACTCAGCTTCGCCGTCGCCTTCAACCCCAGCTTTGCATTTGGATCATTCCGCATCGGCCGTACATACTGCGCGCTCGCCCGTCCCTCGTGGTCGTAGAGATCATCCTCCACAGCCGCAGCGTACAGAAtagcctgctcctcctcagccttgGGATCGTGCGAGTCCAAATGCTTGAGCAGGCTCTGGAAGGAGGTGATCTGGGACAGTCTTTTAGAGCGCCAGAGCCGCCACAGACGACCAAATAGGATGGTGAAAAGCGGTAGGATGAACAGCGAGGTATTAACGTAGGTCACGAAGAAGGGCTTGGAGTAGGTATTGTCTGCGAAGATGGTCTGGAGAGCAGTTATCGGTGTTAGTCTCGTAATCGTGAGAACGAAGAATCAATCAGCGGGGAAGAATACGCACGCTTGCGAGGAAGTTCGACGCCGtccacagcaccaccacgATCAGCAGTAGGCCGATTCCCACGGTATGTCTGGCAGAACCCATCAGGGTGAAGGCTTGTATCTCGGGGCCGGACGACATGGTTGCGCTACACGCGAGCGAATAATGGCGTATCACAGGTTGTCGGCGGAGTTGGTCGCGTGCAATCAGGTGTGATCACTTCGGTTGCCCCTCGGTGACGAGGATCGACAACAGGGAGGTAGCCAGGTGGAGCACGGGCATCTGCAGAAAGGAGCTGGCGAGGGTGTCAAGGGAGGGACAGGCGCCCTGTCCGGcaggggaggaagatgtgaaggaaaagagggaaTGCCAAGCAATGGTGCCACCCGCGATCACGATAAGCCCGGGACGACCTGGTGAACATGGAACGAATGGGGAAAATAGACACTGGGACTCTGCTGAGTGCTGGATTTAATAATCCCTATTGCATGCTGGGAATATTTCGCGCAGATGAAACATTACCCCTAAGACTACCGAGTACGAGCGAATATCTATACCAATAACATAATGCCAACATCCATGGTATTCTCGCAACGAACTGACACGCCCAGCATTAAATCCGAGACCAGCCACAGACACACGGGCAGTCATCCCACAGCAAAGATGCTCTCTTCTCTACACAATCCACAACAAGGAACAAcaaagcagcagcaaaacTGTACGTAGAGGAGGAAAAACAAGCGCTTGAAAAATCATGAGAGTGTCGTGTAAAGTTGTTAACAGGCACAGCCATCGCTGTTATTGTCCAGGTGGATGTTGATCGGGTCGCTGAACTCGCCGCTGAActcctccgcttcttcctGCGCGAGCGCACTCCGGGCAATGACTGCAGGTCCGGTCAGCAGTGAATCGAGGGAatccaaaaaga
Encoded proteins:
- a CDS encoding uncharacterized protein (ID:PFLUO_005349-T1.cds;~source:funannotate), giving the protein MSFIQRISKRLPAAPSLPLEDVPPEKGHALPRFAFFRRRIRLKGNSSISIPLGFVLLFPCLVIVLILLLFVRHPSSPGGILIPAGTPPSIRKISEQHDKVFATGCLPIDPDGPKGPRANAAFVVLARNKELDGVIQSLKSIERHFNRWWHYPYVFLNDGDFDDDFIDTVKNYTSAPVEFGKIDSSMWGFPDWVDHDVAKEGIRKQGDAAIMYGGMESYHHMCRFYSGFFYKHPLLLKYEWYWRLEPEINDPFMKMIEANKTYGFTIAVKELRETVPNIFRYASAYKRKNKLPSKGLWEMFIERPEGGPPPQEEKKQEPLPEEILQTDPANNNLEDIDPESMEGESYNMCHFWSNFEIARLDWFRSKEYEDFFNMMDRSGGFWMERWGDAPIHSLAAGALLAPSDIHYFRDFGYRHTTIQHCPANAPARQLTRIPYLEKTTEDEKKRIEEDEYWATPDAVKENGVGCRCRCDTDIVDVEGKQGSCLPDWVEVAGGWSSP
- a CDS encoding uncharacterized protein (ID:PFLUO_005350-T1.cds;~source:funannotate), encoding MSSLPRSSEGQSSQTPAIPVPNRPIDQLLPPPSRNGHVNLNFSPVNENGSFEFDRVLKTGRVFRRVKHKHVFRASWKPAYIVLRPNLLSVYKDEETTRLRVSITLSEVTAVAPVKATRSSRQHVFGVFTPSKNYRFEATSERDAEDWIRRIRTETPVGEDEEAFLALSKKPRPPAIQKQLIEDTTDHSDFDQTCRASSPELGRAVSSSPVSPRPISPRRRAQRLSYTQEYSGNEITSYSELSDASPPPDSGHLRSMPSLNNLSRSVNNLSRSAPEEKPLPLPRDTSRQSVRDPERVVCHGYLQGLRIKGTVRQWKRLWVVLRPKSLAFYKDEQEYSALRVLHMSHIIDAAEVDPISRSKKFCLQIIAEEKTYRLCAPDEESLARWLGALKSILAARKKLEPSSTF
- a CDS encoding uncharacterized protein (ID:PFLUO_005351-T1.cds;~source:funannotate); its protein translation is MPIYASRPLELPKIFGKAVLSDFGSAVRGDEKRNHDAQPNVYRSPEVMLKTEWSYPIDIWNVGVMVWDLFEGKHMFNGNDPDGKGYSTRAHLAEVIGVLGPPPLSLLKRGRRSHEFFTEDGHWRNEIEVPGNIALENSEEFLSGRNKEMFLNFMKGMLQWRPEDRKTAKELLQDPWLNDC
- a CDS encoding uncharacterized protein (ID:PFLUO_005352-T1.cds;~source:funannotate), encoding MSSGPEIQAFTLMGSARHTVGIGLLLIVVVLWTASNFLASTIFADNTYSKPFFVTYVNTSLFILPLFTILFGRLWRLWRSKRLSQITSFQSLLKHLDSHDPKAEEEQAILYAAAVEDDLYDHEGRASAQYVRPMRNDPNAKLGLKATAKLSFEFCLLWFVANYFAMACLQYTTVGSATILTSTSGVWTLIFGAILRVEKFTARKLLGVLASLIGVILISRVDLSKPDTSAPSVDGSEGSFPHKTSSEIALGDAMAAFSSIMYGVYTIVMKKQVGDESRVNMQLFFGLVGFFNLVLLWPGFIVLHWTGVEPFALPSTSRVWMIIIINSFSSFFSDIAWAYAMLLTTPLVVTVGLSLTIPLSLVGQIVLQAQYAPLLYWVGASIVFMSFLVVNRESQGEDVVGPVAVSGAGAGTGARVSSGEYESIPPSEIVR